The following proteins are co-located in the Vigna unguiculata cultivar IT97K-499-35 chromosome 9, ASM411807v1, whole genome shotgun sequence genome:
- the LOC114164281 gene encoding uncharacterized protein LOC114164281, giving the protein MIMGNLKPAWLEALYAQKFFVGCSYHENAKKNEKNICCLDCCTSICPHCLPSHRFHSLLQVRRYVYHDVVRLEDLHKLIDCSNVQAYTINSAKVVFIKKRPQNRQFKGSGNYCTSCDRSLQEPFIHCSLGCKVDFVLKHYKDLSSYLRTCKSLQLSSDFLIPQEMMGDDEMTRSTIVDCEDPMSSSSGSENMSMACTEIVRKKRSGWNVCARSMTNKVSHEDMATSISRRKGIPHRSPLC; this is encoded by the exons ATGATCATG GGAAACCTTAAACCTGCATGGTTGGAAGCTCTGTATGCACAAAAGTTCTTTGTGGGGTGCTCTTATCATGAGAATGCCaaaaagaatgagaagaacatatGCTGCTTAGATTGTTGCACCAGTATTTGTCCCCACTGCTTACCCTCCCATCGCTTCCATAGCCTTCTGCAGGTTCGCCGTTATGTATATCATGATGTTGTCAGATTGGAAGATCTTCACAAACTCATAGATTGCTCCAACGTCCAG GCTTATACCATAAATAGTGCTAAGGTGGTGTTCATCAAGAAGAGACCACAAAACCGGCAATTCAAGGGTTCAGGAAACTACTGCACTTCCTGTGATAGAAGTCTCCAAGAACCTTTTATCCATTGCTCTCTGGGATGCAAG GTGGATTTTGTGCTGAAACACTACAAGGACCTCTCTTCCTATTTGAGGACATGCAAATCATTGCAATTAAGCTCTGATTTTCTGATCCCACAAGAGATGATGGGTGATGATGAAATGACTCGTTCAACCATTGTTGATTGTGAGGACCCAATGAGTTCATCTTCAGGCTCAGAAAACATGAGCATGGCTTGCACAGAGATCGTAAGGAAGAAGCGTAGTGGGTGGAATGTGTGTGCAAGATCAATGACCAACAAGGTTTCCCATGAAGACATGGCCACTAGCATCAGTAGAAGAAAAGGCATTCCTCATAGATCTCCTTTGTGTTAG